One Methanohalophilus mahii DSM 5219 genomic window carries:
- the mtrH gene encoding tetrahydromethanopterin S-methyltransferase subunit H, with protein MFRFQKDQKIANIAGVKIGGNPGELPTALAGTIFYEGHDIVGDANEGLFDRKIAEDLLNSQRASSDETGNPCLVHIFGNTEQALRNYIDFVSEITDSPFLIDSPDPLARMAATEYVSEIGLGDRAVYNSINMTIGEKERQVLKDSDIDSSIVLGFNAMDSGFKGRMQLLESGTSSMDKGLIDIALECGMCNILIDPGITPMGNGSGVSLRITLTAKAKWGLPVGSGIHNAPSSWEWLRDKKKHDPLVFKMCDIASAVMQQAAAGNFVLYGPIENAPYIFPVAAMSDIMIYESVEEFEIEPASSHPFNRLV; from the coding sequence ATGTTCAGGTTCCAAAAAGATCAAAAAATTGCCAATATTGCCGGCGTGAAAATTGGAGGAAATCCCGGTGAACTGCCCACAGCCCTTGCAGGCACAATATTCTATGAAGGACATGATATCGTGGGGGATGCGAATGAAGGGCTTTTTGATCGCAAAATAGCAGAGGACCTGCTCAATTCCCAGCGTGCATCATCTGATGAAACAGGTAATCCCTGTCTGGTGCACATATTCGGTAATACCGAACAAGCCCTACGCAACTATATTGACTTTGTCAGTGAGATCACGGATTCTCCTTTCCTTATCGATTCCCCGGACCCTCTGGCCCGGATGGCTGCGACAGAATACGTGAGCGAGATTGGCCTCGGGGACAGGGCAGTTTACAATTCCATTAATATGACCATCGGCGAAAAGGAGCGCCAGGTGCTAAAAGATTCAGATATAGATAGTTCCATAGTCCTGGGTTTCAATGCCATGGATTCAGGTTTTAAAGGCAGGATGCAACTTCTGGAGTCAGGTACCTCTTCAATGGACAAAGGCCTGATCGATATTGCTCTGGAATGCGGGATGTGTAATATACTGATTGATCCCGGAATTACTCCTATGGGCAATGGTTCCGGGGTCAGCCTGAGGATTACTCTGACAGCCAAGGCCAAATGGGGGTTGCCGGTAGGTTCGGGAATTCACAACGCCCCTTCTTCCTGGGAATGGCTCAGGGACAAAAAGAAACACGATCCACTTGTGTTTAAGATGTGTGATATCGCTTCTGCCGTAATGCAGCAGGCTGCAGCCGGTAATTTTGTACTTTATGGTCCCATTGAGAATGCACCCTATATCTTCCCGGTGGCTGCGATGTCAGATATCATGATCTATGAATCTGTCGAGGAATTTGAAATAGAACCTGCTTCTTCCCATCCATTTAACAGGTTAGTCTGA
- a CDS encoding tetrahydromethanopterin S-methyltransferase subunit A translates to MDTVSEKWPVTKGDFSAGNTKSCIAVVTLASSMPLFEKAAIWGSCKTENLGAEKVVMNVVSNCNIRYVLLCGGESRGHLAGQTLKALYENGIDEDGRILGSEGAIPFIENLEIETIQRFRQQVELIDRIGLTDLDEICSIVDNYHDSEKPFEAFPVSFRKAVRKYQAPESIGADIVISEKVVMDAFSGLIYEIA, encoded by the coding sequence TTGGATACAGTTTCAGAAAAATGGCCTGTTACAAAAGGAGATTTCAGTGCAGGCAATACTAAATCCTGTATTGCTGTGGTAACCCTTGCAAGTTCGATGCCTCTGTTCGAAAAAGCAGCGATCTGGGGTAGTTGCAAAACGGAAAATCTGGGGGCTGAGAAAGTTGTAATGAATGTTGTTTCCAACTGCAATATCAGGTACGTGCTTCTCTGTGGTGGTGAATCCCGGGGTCATCTTGCCGGGCAGACCCTGAAAGCCCTTTACGAAAACGGTATTGATGAAGATGGCAGAATTCTGGGTTCAGAGGGGGCGATTCCCTTTATTGAGAACCTGGAAATTGAAACCATTCAGCGTTTCCGCCAGCAGGTGGAACTTATAGATCGTATCGGGCTTACTGATCTTGATGAAATATGCTCGATTGTTGATAATTATCATGATTCGGAGAAGCCCTTTGAAGCTTTTCCTGTATCCTTTAGAAAAGCTGTCAGGAAATACCAGGCACCTGAATCCATAGGTGCTGATATAGTTATCAGTGAAAAAGTGGTTATGGATGCTTTTTCCGGCTTAATTTACGAGATTGCTTGA
- the mtxX gene encoding methanogenesis marker protein Mmp4/MtxX: MQKKTDGLLDIIRTRALDNCPRVALGVRNPTPKLIQSAEKAEVEGYARVVLVGDQRDISAIGTNLEVIDTPQPEEVLGSLLASGDVDAAVRGTAKASGTLSHLKEILGIEKLYRVAFLLTHDNNPFFLAPVGIDEGHSLSDKIELVKRSAAYIRRFGIEPEVGILSGGRMGDLGRDERVDRTLADADFLANRLNDAGIDAKHYTILIEDAIRESNFILAPDGISGNLIFRSLVFLGGGNGIGAPVLMDRHVFIDTSRVGGHYTLAIMLAASLVSNKREVV; the protein is encoded by the coding sequence ATGCAGAAAAAAACAGACGGATTGCTGGATATCATACGTACAAGGGCTCTTGATAATTGTCCCCGGGTTGCACTGGGTGTGCGCAATCCCACTCCCAAACTGATCCAGAGTGCAGAAAAAGCCGAGGTTGAAGGTTATGCCAGGGTGGTTCTTGTAGGCGACCAGCGTGATATATCGGCAATCGGGACAAACCTTGAAGTGATCGATACCCCGCAACCGGAAGAAGTTCTCGGCAGTCTGCTTGCATCCGGGGATGTTGATGCTGCTGTAAGGGGCACGGCAAAAGCCTCTGGTACCCTGTCCCACCTCAAAGAGATACTCGGCATCGAAAAATTATATAGGGTTGCTTTCCTGCTAACTCATGACAATAATCCATTTTTCCTTGCACCTGTGGGTATCGATGAAGGCCACTCCCTTTCCGATAAAATAGAGCTTGTAAAAAGAAGTGCTGCATATATCCGCAGGTTTGGTATCGAGCCTGAGGTTGGCATCCTGTCGGGAGGGCGTATGGGGGACCTTGGCCGGGACGAACGTGTGGATCGCACCCTGGCGGATGCGGATTTTCTGGCAAACCGATTAAATGATGCAGGAATAGATGCGAAACATTACACGATCCTTATAGAGGATGCCATCAGGGAATCTAACTTCATCCTTGCCCCGGATGGCATATCAGGTAATCTTATCTTCCGTTCACTCGTATTTCTGGGAGGGGGCAATGGAATAGGGGCACCCGTACTTATGGACAGGCATGTGTTTATTGACACATCCCGGGTGGGGGGTCATTATACCCTGGCCATAATGCTTGCCGCATCTCTTGTTTCTAACAAAAGGGAGGTTGTGTAA